The [Clostridium] scindens ATCC 35704 nucleotide sequence AGTGCGCTTTCCAGAAGTTTTGTAATACGGTACTGCACAATGAAGCGTGTGACGCTCACAAAGAGCTGCACAGGCATAAGGCAAGGGAGATTACCTTTTCCGACTTGACCTTAGAAGAAGCGCGGCAGCTTCATACCTTTGATGAATATTTCAAAGGGGAAATCGCCTTTGAAAGAGCCGGGAAGAAAATCACGCCGAAGCTGCTTCTTGAAGCAATCCGTACTTTGCCGGAAGAAAAGCGCAAAGCCGTACTCCTGTACTATTTCGAGGGAATGAACGACACCGAGATTGCGGAGCTGTTCGATACGTCGAGAAGCACGATACAGTACAGGCGGACAAGCTCTTTTGAGCTGCTAAAAAAATATCTGGAGGAAAATGCTGATGAATGGGACGAATGGTAACGAACCCGGCTACCCGGAAAAAGCCCTTGTTCCCTATCCTGTCATTTTGGCAGCGACAAAGGGCGACCCGGACGCTATGAAGATTGTCTTGCAGCATTTCAGCGGCTACATAGCCCGCCTCTCCATGCGGAAGCTGTACGACGAGCGCGGGAACGTCTATTTTGGCGTAGACCACGACATTCGGGAACGGCTGCAAGCAAAACTGATGATGGCTGTCCTCACCTTTAAGGCAGAGGAATAAACCGCAGCGGCGGGACGCTTTCTCTCTCCCCCTTTTCCGTTCCGCTGCTGACGCGGCAGCAAAGCCATTCTGAACCTTGACAAAGAAAGCGGCGCAAGATAACGGCGGCGCAGCATAGGGCAAATCGGATACGTTCCTTTTGCGCCGAGCCATA carries:
- a CDS encoding RNA polymerase sigma factor, which gives rise to MEPNRREFIKQCAFQKFCNTVLHNEACDAHKELHRHKAREITFSDLTLEEARQLHTFDEYFKGEIAFERAGKKITPKLLLEAIRTLPEEKRKAVLLYYFEGMNDTEIAELFDTSRSTIQYRRTSSFELLKKYLEENADEWDEW
- a CDS encoding helix-turn-helix domain-containing protein — translated: MNGTNGNEPGYPEKALVPYPVILAATKGDPDAMKIVLQHFSGYIARLSMRKLYDERGNVYFGVDHDIRERLQAKLMMAVLTFKAEE